A DNA window from Alligator mississippiensis isolate rAllMis1 chromosome 11, rAllMis1, whole genome shotgun sequence contains the following coding sequences:
- the LOC106738848 gene encoding olfactory receptor 14A16-like, which translates to MSNRTTVTEFLLLGFSDTRELQILHFFIFLAAYLAALMGNLLIITIVTLNYELHSPMFFFLINLSLLDLGSITVTLPKSMSNSLLNTRSISYSGCVAQVFCLICFLGANLSLLTVMAYDRYVAICKPLHYEIIINRRASVQMASCAWAAGVIYSALHTGNTFTITFCHSNIINQFFCEVPQLLKLSCSDTYRRELAVIAFSVFLALGCFVFIVVSYVQIFTAVGRIPSEQGHQKAFSTCIPHLIVVSLFLSTVVIAYLKPISDSPSPLDLLAAVLYSVVPPLMNPVIYSMRNKEIQAALRKLLRKF; encoded by the coding sequence ATGTCCAACCGAACGACTGTTactgagttcctcctcctgggcttttctgatactcgggagctccagatcttacacttttTTATCTTTCTAGCAGCATACTTGGCAGCCCTCATGGGGAATCTCCTCATCATCACAATTGTAACTCTAAACTAtgaacttcattctcccatgttctttttcttaatTAATCTGTCTCTGCTGGATCTTGGCTCCATCACTGTGACCctgcccaaatccatgtctaattccCTATTGAACACCAGGTCAAtctcctactctggatgtgttgcccaagtgttttgtctcatctgcttcttgggagcaaatttatccCTTCTCACGGTTATGGCATACGACAGGtacgttgccatctgcaaaccactgcattatgagataataataAACAGGAGAGCTAGTGTCCAGATGGCTTcttgtgcttgggctgctggtgtcatctactctgcactgcacactgggaacactttTACCATaaccttctgccactcaaatatcatcaaccagttcttctgtgaagtgccccagctactcaagctctcctgctctgacacataccgcagagagctggcagtaattgccttcagtgtgtttttagctctaggctgttttgttttcatcgttgtgtcttatgttcagatcttcaccgcagtggggagaatcccctctgagcagggccatcagaaagccttctccacctgcattcctcaccttatcgtggtctccctgtttctttccactgttgtCATTGCCTACttgaagcccatctctgactctccatcccctctggatctcctggcagctgttctgtattctgtggtgcctccattgatgaatccggtcatctacagcatgaggaacaaggagatccaagctgccctgaggaaactgcttcGAAAGTTTTGA